The Panicum virgatum strain AP13 chromosome 5K, P.virgatum_v5, whole genome shotgun sequence genome has a window encoding:
- the LOC120706404 gene encoding uncharacterized protein LOC120706404 — protein sequence MDILDCQDCRTTMLVGLLQLRLSFRTTSCMASTGIYCAALCTLRCCTLVHIHPKLHRANDFPRHINRTHHPQRRQEPSMESHHTSKRRAMAAAEDRLSGLPDDLLHSILRGLPLKHAARTSALSRWWARQWLRALASSPAIDFTDRDFARGQPPARAAATVSRYLKLHAEYGAPLSVFRVALGSGDAAGAFGRDVVGWVAAAVARGARDVEVEVDLQTQWQGAGSDLGGSAFLELPGDLFLAKNALERLALGGFGLRAVPPGAAGLAGLRSLSLSDADVTDQAVRAMVSNCGALESLSLRRCRHLTSVRIAGEKLRVLELVGCLAVRKQQVAAPALESFAFHGDVVCSSDPDEDDAAAVHFGDTPALRDAYLSHLDSGDYDDDRHDFAYPNFLECIAHANILTLCSVGLLHIDVSRGFAIGFDAPNLQELQLLMPSLRDDDVERVSACFEFIVFPILDRLFIRLLGEPADASGAAASPAAAGDDKPDIVPNVDILLDHLTLVKVVNIRGTRCELRLLRFLMNRAPALEQLVLVTVEEEGALGGEEMEAIQTRVLAMRTASPEARVTVCRPGEDGSRNPAHRKLYHEQ from the exons ATGGACATATTGGATTGTCAAGACTGCAGAACTACCATGTTGGTGGGTCTTCTACAGTTGCGCCTCTCTTTTAGAACTACCAGCTGCATGGCATCTACAGGCATATATTGCGCTGCATTATGTACACTGCGGTGCTGTACTCTAGTGCATATTCACCCAAAGCTTCATCGAGCCAACGACTTCCCCCGGCACATCAACCGAACCCACCATCCACAAAGAAGGCAAGAACCTTCAATGGAGTCGCACCACACGAGCAAGCGgagagccatggcggcggcagaggaCCGGCTGAGCGGCCTCCCCGACGACCTCCTCCACTCCATCCTCCGCGGCCTCCCGCTCAAGCACGCCGCCCGCACCAGCGCGCTCTCCCGCTGGTGGGCGCGGCAGTGGCTGCGCGCGCTCGCTTCCTCCCCAGCCATCGACTTCACCGACCGCGACTTCGCCCGCGGCCAGCCGCCTGCGCGGGCCGCGGCCACGGTCAGCCGCTACCTGAAGCTCCACGCCGAGTACGGCGCGCCGCTCAGCGTGTTCCGCGTGGCATTGGGGagcggcgacgccgccggcgcgttcGGGCGGGACGTCGTCGGGTGGGTCGCGGCCGCCGTGGCAAGGGGCGCCAGGgacgtggaggtggaggtggatctgCAGACGCAGTGGCAGGGGGCGGGCAGCGATCTTGGCGGCTCGGCGTTCTTGGAGCTCCCCGGCGACCTGTTCCTGGCCAAGAACGCGCTGGAGCGGCTCGCGCTCGGCGGGTTCGGCCTCCGCGCCGTCCCGCCCGGCGCGGCCGGGCTCGCGGGCCTCCGCTCGCTCTCCCTCAGCGACGCCGATGTCACCGACCAGGCAGTTCGGGCCATGGTCTCCAACTGCGGGGCGCTGGAGTCCCTCAGCCTGAGGCGCTGCCGCCACCTCACGTCGGTGAGGATCGCCGGCGAGAAGCTGCGGGTCCTCGAGCTCGTCGGCTGCCTGGCCGTGCGCAAGCAGCAGgtcgccgcgcccgcgctcgAGTCCTTCGCCTTCCACGGCGACGTCGTCTGCTCGAGCGACCCCGACGAGGACGACGCTGCCGCCGTCCACTTCGGCGACACGCCGGCCCTGCGGGATGCGTACCTGTCTCACCTCGACTCCGGCGACTACGACGACGACCGGCACGACTTCGCCTACCCAAACTTCTTGGAGTGCATCGCGCATGCCAACATCTTGACGCTTTGCTCCGTTGGCTTGCTG CATATCGATGTAAGCCGGGGATTCGCAATCGGGTTTGATGCACCGAATCTGCAAgagctgcagctgctgatgCCCTCTCTAAGAGACGACGACGTGGAGCGCGTCTCCGCCTGTTTCGAGTTCATCGTTTTCCCAATCCTGGATCGCCTCTTCATCCGT CTCCTCGGCGAACCCGCAGACGCTAGCGGCGCCGCggcatcgccggcggcggccggtgatgACAAGCCAGACATCGTTCCTAACGTGGACATCCTTCTCGACCACCTCACGCTCGTCAAGGTGGTGAACATTCGAGGGACGAGGTGCGAGCTGCGGCTGCTCAGATTCCTCATGAACAGGGCCCCTGCGCTGGAGCAGCTGGTGTTGGTCACCGTGGAAGAAGAGGGAGCTCTAGGAGGAGAGGAGATGGAGGCCATCCAAACGCGGGTGTTGGCGATGCGGACGGCTTCGCCGGAGGCGCGCGTCACCGTGTGCCGGCCGGGCGAAGACGGCAGCCGGAACCCCGCGCACAGGAAGTTGTACCATGAGCAGTAG